A genomic segment from Enoplosus armatus isolate fEnoArm2 chromosome 12, fEnoArm2.hap1, whole genome shotgun sequence encodes:
- the mypn gene encoding myopalladin, whose translation MQENNADQPPSLSQLLRESYLAEARAQQRHSEMSRSDASSSRLQIYGSLKGKAEDSVGHNDPQFPDLSAFLSQEELDKSVNLARQAIGHEPREERAEVKASVTPLTPSNISSASVSSSETPSVPLANPSTASFAAPSTVPFTQPAPEFKELPVTHTTFTSDRKMLKASTQQENMIRNSRDSSEGFNDFNRSARNAPYGPETQSKKEFLNKAADFIEELSSLFKANSSKRVRPRACKTHRSRNQNKSQNDGTVYPLSPDNRERAVMPMEVEKERPSPAVSHQPEVQLDSGIGQAEFQDCRITEEQQYDSISQEAAKEVESCALTETPYPAEPVCEPPHFIQKLKSREVPEGSKVQLDCIVRGLPVPEVRWFCEGKELENSPDIQVVTNGELHSLIIAEAFEEDTGRYSCFASNFYGTDSTSAEIYVEGASSSDSEGEQHFEHVAQLQRKSLPPSSSQTLSAEEEDSLSSQPAAVAEEPAEQLSSAPTNQTIPEPLLPVQTSASIFPVPELSEISVASTAHPAQEATTAFPVQVFPTLSPGDTEVPEAQEVSTSVSVISTPPAAQTTTAIATSSPLNSVVSSVLPVRSTPTQAPQPECQTSNHNYLQGLNGHPIMAAPVFTKSLQDLLASEGQLVVLECRVKGVPSPRVDWCREGKIIEDSPDFRILQKQPRSPAESEEICTLVIAEVFPEDSGMFTCTASNKYGTVSSTAALRVKGNGSNSNHMRPFSSLTVEPSQIQEPSPSATTVNPQPEVTVTNSIKPHSSTIRLDPLISSTLRLDPLNTSTLRLDPQSSSMLRPDPLRTSLPSLEPSSLSSSFCLNSRSTSTPNLDPFYLHQDPPGSSGARPEPQSGGLVLSYPKPFVSPSAFETSAEQEVSRPPVTSPDKSPKVKGTPNYQNGSPIVVPLPDPPPNSCLKTGTLTNHKDSRSSSRVGLRVHFKLPEDEEDEQSDASSPSDEDTTQMSVGKEPPPVLAKPKLDPAQLQLLHHQVLMEQQQETEPQTQTHTQPQYHPPFQIQVQPEVQSSHEGPLWSPRMHREPHPPPFQPYVNTTMPLQQTPHSAPPMTTAPPAPSLSSAPALNTTFSLLNTSPAPSFSSPPLIPQLKTSSLVTSPPPAPQLKTAPPLSIAPVTQMNTIHASHLNLSPAALARTAPTPQFFSPPAPKLSGAPTDSTLALQPIISPAPLLRSTHASLMNLTATSHTFNYARPKEFIAAQTFSPVRSPSPTESPVPLLHELAAELNSSAASSPTLPPFSPPPRIFPTRVLKSPTSPPSLVSSPTPASFLNSMFAIRAQSPPQASSPTSSSSTPSPIQNPVAFLSSVLPSLTPSQPTNSMGLPKGAPLGLKRNVPKMRLPSIEDIRESKEILLHDIEKKLQLKDDTLHFAHQQKLSNEGKTASRPLGPIIPATVINYDQEYKVSSFEQRLMSEIEFRLERTPVEESDDEVQHDDVPTGKCIAPIFDKKLKNFRAMEGVPVTFSCKVVGIPVPKVYWFKDGKQILRKNVHYKKIREGDGTCALHIESTTNDDDGNYTIMAANPQGRISCSGHLIVQTGPPRNRLTPIHSQRVRTRIQEVEGEQTQERFFRPHFLQAPGDMLAHEGRLCRLDCKVSGLPNPELMWLVNGQPIYPDLYHKMLVRENGVHSLVIDPLTQNDAGTYTCIASNKAGQSSFCLELKVVEKEMKHPPQFLEKLQNMGIPDGTPVRLECRVVGMPPPVIFWKKDNDTISKTKDRISMTQDATGYVCLLIQPTTKDDAGWYTVSAKNEAGIVSCTCRLDIYAQWHQSIPAPMKKAPRTGSRYAALTGQGLDIKSAFPTSETSPILFSSSPPEATLESEEL comes from the exons ATGCAAGAGAACAACGCTGACCAGCCACCGTCACTGTCTCAGCTCCTGAGAGAGAGCTACCTGGCAGAGGCCAGAGCCCAGCAGCGCCACAGCGAGATGAGCCGCTCAGACGCTTCTTCCTCGCGCCTTCAGATCTACGGGTCACTCAAAGGCAAGGCTGAGGACTCTGTGGGCCACAATGATCCCCAATTCCCAGACCTCTCAGCCTTCCTCAGCCAAGAGGAGCTGGATAAGAGTGTGAACCTGGCCCGCCAGGCCATCGGACATGAGCCGCGTGAGGAGAGGGCAGAGGTCAAGGCCTCTGTCACACCATTAACCCCCTCCAACATCTCCTCAGCCTCAGTCTCTTCCTCTGAAACCCCATCCGTTCCCTTGGCTAACCCCTCTACTGCTTCCTTTGCCGCCCCCTCCACTGTGCCCTTCACTCAGCCGGCCCCTGAATTCAAAGAACTGccagtgacacacacaacaTTCACATCAGACAGAAAGATGCTCAAAGCGTCAACGCAGCAGGAAAACATGATCAGGAACAGCAGGGACTCCAGTGAAGGGTTCAACGACTTCAACAGGTCGGCGAGGAACGCCCCGTACGGTCCGGAGACCCAGTCCAAGAAAGAGTTCCTCAACAAGGCAGCAGACTTTATTGAGgagctctcctctctcttcaagGCCAACAGCTCCAAACGGGTACGGCCGAGAGCGTGCAAAACCCACAGGAGCAGGAACCAGAACAAGAGCCAGAACGATGGCACAGTTTATCCCCTCAGCCCAGACAACAGGGAGCGCGCTGTCATGCCcatggaggtggagaaggagagaccCAGCCCTGCTGTTAGCCACCAACCAGAGGTCCAGCTGGACTCTGGGATTGGCCAAGCGGAGTTTCAGGACTGCAGGATTACTGAAGAGCAGCAGTACGACTCTATTTCCCAGGAGGCAGCGAAGGAGGTTGAAAGCTGTGCCTTGACAGAAACTCCATACCCAGCGGAGCCTGTGTGTGAGCCTCCTCACTTCATCCAGAAACTGAAAAGCAGGGAGGTACCAGAGGGCAGCAAGGTCCAATTGGACTGCATCGTAAGAGGACTCCCTGTTCCTGAAGTCCG GTGGTTTTGCGAGGGCAAGGAGCTGGAGAACAGCCCTGACATTCAAGTCGTCACTAACGGTGAGCTGCACTCTCTGATCATCGCAGAGGCGTTCGAGGAAGATACTGGACGCTACTCTTGCTTCGCATCTAATTTCTACGGCACTGACTCCACGTCAGCTGAGATCTATGTCGAAG GTGCCTCCTCTTCGGATTCTGAGGGGGAACAGCATTTTGAACATGTAGCCCA GCTACAGAGGAAATCTTTACCTCCATCATCGAGCCAAACTCtctctgcagaagaagaagactctCTGTCGTCCCAACCTGCAGCAGTGGCTGAGGAGCCAGCAGAGCAGCTCTCCTCTGCCCCAACTAACCAAACGATCCCAGAACCTCTTCTACCGGTCCAGACATCAGCCTCAATATTTCCCGTCCCAGAGCTCTCTGAAATATCTGTGGCATCCACAGCACACCCTGCTCAGGAAGCTACAACAGCGTTTCCTGTGCAGGTGTTTCCTACTTTGTCACCTGGCGATACAGAAGTCCCAGAAGCCCAAGAGGTGTCAACATCTGTCTCAGTCATATCCACACCACCGGCAGCGCAGACAACTACAGCGATAGCTACATCATCGCCTCTGAACTCGGTGGTTTCTTCTGTGCTGCCCGTCCGGTCAACTCCAACACAAGCACCCCAACCTGAG tGTCAAACCTCCAACCACAACTACCTGCAAGGGTTGAACGGGCATCCTATCATGGCTGCCCCTGTGTTCACAAAG AGCCTGCAGGACCTCCTTGCGTCAGAAGGccagctggtggtgctagagtgCCGCGTGAAAGGGGTGCCGTCGCCTCGCGTGGACTGGTGCCGAGAGGGAAAAATCATAGAGGACTCTCCTGATTTCAGGATCCTGCAGAAAC AGCCCAGATCTCCAGCTGAATCAG AGGAAATATGCACTCTGGTCATTGCTGAGGTCTTTCCTGAAGACTCGGGGATGTTCACTTGTACAGCAAGCAACAAGTATGGAACTGTGTCCAGCACTGCTGCACTGAGGGTCAAAG GAAATGGCAGCAACAGCAACCACATGAGGCCTTTCAGCAGTTTAACGGTGGAGCCCAGTCAAATCCAAGAACCTTCCCCATCAGCTACCACTGTAAACCCTCAACCAGAGGTTACTGTGACCAACAGCATCAAGCCCCACTCCAGCACCATTCGCCTAGACCCGCTCATCTCTAGCACCTTACGCCTGGACCCCTTAAACACCAGCACCCTCCGTCTGGACCCCCAAAGCTCCAGCATGTTGCGTCCAGACCCGCTCCGCACCAGTCTACCCAGTCTGGAACCCTCAAGCCTGAGCAGCAGCTTCTGCCTCAACTCCCGCAGCACCAGCACCCCAAACTTAGATCCTTTCTACCTCCACCAGGACCCTCCTGGATCCAGTGGAGCACGTCCAGAACCACAGAGCGGCGGACTGGTGCTCTCATACCCAAAACCCTTTGTTTCTCCATCTGCGTTTGAGACTTCAGCTGAGCAGGAAGTGTCCAGACCTCCAGTAACATCACCCGACAAGAGCCCCAAAGTTAAGGGGACCCCAAACTATCAGAATGGGAGCCCCATTGTGGTACCCCTCCCTGATCCCCCTCCGAACTCCTGCCTAAAGACAGGCACCCTGACAAACCACAAAGACTCACGCTCCAGCTCCAGAGTCGGTCTGCGTGTGCACTTCAAACTgcctgaggatgaggaggatgaacaAAGTGACGCATCCAGTCCGTCTGATGAAGACACCACTCAGATGTCAGTCGGCAAAGAACCACCGCCAGTGCTGGCTAAACCCAAACT GGACCCAGCCCAGCTCCAGCTTCTGCATCACCAGGTCCtcatggagcagcagcaggagactGAACCTCAGACCCAAACCCACACCCAGCCTCAGTACCACCCCCCATTCCAGATCCAGGTCCAGCCTGAGGTCCAAAGCTCCCACGAAGGTCCACTGTGGTCACCCAGAATGCACCGTGAACCCCATCCGCCACCTTTCCAGCCATACGTTAACACCACGATGCCCCTGCAGCAGACACCCCACTCGGCACCACCAATGACCACTGCCccccctgctccctctctgaGTTCTGCTCCAGCACTCAACACcaccttttctcttctcaacacttctccagctccttcttTTAGCTCCCCTCCTTTAATTCCTCAGCTTAAAACGTCATCACTGGTGACCTCCCCTCCACCTGCCccacagctgaaaacagctccTCCTCTTAGTATAGCTCCTGTAACTCAGATGAACACCATCCATGCCTCCCACCTCAACCTGTCCCCTGCCGCTCTTGCCAGAACTGCACCTACACCCcagtttttctctcctcctgcaccaAAGCTTAGTGGGGCCCCTACAGATTCAACACTGGCCTTACAGCCGATCATATCTCCCGCTCCTCTACTGAGAAGCACCCACGCCTCCCTCATGAACCTCACCGCCACCTCCCACACCTTCAACTACGCCCGGCCTAAAGAGTTCATAGCTGCTCAGACCTTCTCACCAGTCAGGAGTCCTTCCCCAACAGAATCACCAGTCCCTCTGCTCCACGAGCTGGCCGCTGAGCTCAACTCCTCTGCAGCCAGCTCCCCTACTCTCCCGCCATTCTCCCCGCCACCCAGGATCTTCCCCACAAGGGTGCTCAAGTCTCCCACCAGCCCTCCGTCCCTCGTGTCTTCACCCACACCGGCATCGTTCCTGAACAGCATGTTCGCCATACGAGCCCAGTCGCCTCCCCAGgcctcctctcccacctccagcagctccacccCCAGCCCCATTCAAAACCCAGTGGCGTTCCTAAGCTCAGTCCTGCCGTCCCTGACCCCAAGTCAGCCCACCAACTCAATGGGCCTGCCCAAGGGAGCTCCTTTAGG GTTAAAAAGGAATGTACCAAAGATGCGCCTGCCGTCAATTGAAGACATTCGTGAAAGCAAAGAAATTCTTCTCCATGACATTGAGAAAAAGCTTCAATTGAAAGATGATACTCTTCATTTTGCACATCAACAG AAGCTGAGTAATGAGGGGAAAACAGCGAGCAGACCCCTTGGACCAATCATTCCTGCTACTGTCATTAACTATGATCAG GAGTACAAAGTGTCTAGCTTCGAGCAGAGACTAATGAGCGAGATTGAATTCCGCTTGGAGCGAACGCCAGTGGAGGAGTCGGATGATGAGGTGCAGCACGATGACGTCCCTACAGGAAAATGCATCGCACCCATATTTGACAAGAAACTGAAGAACTTCAGAGCCATGGAAGGCGTGCCTGTCACTTTCTCATGTAAAGTAGTGGGAATCCCTGTTCCAAAG GTTTACTGGTTCAAAGATGGCAAGCAGATCTTGAGGAAGAACGTCCATTACAAGAAGATAAGAGAGGGGGATGGGACCTGTGCTTTACATATTGAGTCCACGACCAATGATGACGATGGCAACTACACCATCATGGCAGCTAATCCACAG GGACGGATCAGCTGCTCGGGTCATTTGATAGTCCAAACGGGACCTCCCCGAAACCGACTGACACCTATTCACTCTCAGAG GGTGCGAACTCGCATACAGGAAGTTGAAGGTGAGCAAACCCAGGAGCGTTTTTTTCGGCCTCACTTCCTCCAGGCTCCGGGAGACATGCTGGCTCACGAGGGAAGACTGTGTAGGCTAGACTGTAAG gTCAGTGGCCTACCCAACCCAGAGCTGATGTGGTTGGTCAACGGGCAGCCAATCTATCCAGACCTTTACCACAAGATGTTGGTGCGGGAGAATGGTGTCCATTCTCTGGTCATCGATCCTCTGACACAGAATGACGCCGGCACATACACGTGCATCGCAAGCAACAAAGCCGGGCAGAGCTCCTTTTGTCTAGAACTGAAAGTTGTGG agaaagagatgaagcaCCCTCCCCAGTTCttggagaagctgcagaacATGGGTATTCCTGACGGTACTCCAGTCAGGCTGGAGTGTCGGGTGGTGGGTATGCCCCCTCCAGTCATCTTCTGGAAGAAAGACAATGACACCATTTCTAAAACAAAGGACAGAATCAG